The following are encoded together in the Drosophila sechellia strain sech25 chromosome 3R, ASM438219v1, whole genome shotgun sequence genome:
- the LOC6619531 gene encoding probable ubiquitin carboxyl-terminal hydrolase FAF isoform X3, whose protein sequence is MTFDTRRHTTGQPGSTAPSSSSSTTSTATTTTSPAQSAGSGSGIGTGTGTVANSSLPGGGTGSLDGNQDQQPATGNQSSDDVAASLSANSVDSTITIVPPEKLISSFPTTKLRLLMQKISNPRWVVPVLPEQELEVLLNAAIELAQAGVDHDCEPCVEFYRHGLSTSFTKILTDEAVNSWKNNIHHCILVSCGKLLHLIAIHMQRDNPYLLDLLAIVFDPENKFNTFNAARQPECFAAPDYIWGQLDSNKMYARPPPEPKNARGWLVDLINRFGQLGGFDNLLERFNTGLELLKRNQNKCTGKNVGVEGSVENGAQDNRLTLALIHSLLRPFGQCYELLMPATIAKYFMPTWNVVLDLLDSFTDEELKREVKPEGRNDYINGIVKSARLLASRLTGQEELIRDLEMFRLKMILRLLQVSSFNGKMNALNEINKVLYSVAYFSHRSQPVPHYMPEDEMDWLTAERMAQWIKSSDVLGVVLKDSLHQPQYVEKLEKIIRFLIKQQALTLDDLDAVWRAQAGKHEAIVKNVHDLLAKLAWDFTPEQLDHLFEAFQASMTTANKRQRERLLELIRRLAEDDKNGVMAQKVLKLFWTLAHSQEVPPEVLDQALGAHVKILDYSCSDERDAQRTIWLDKCVDELKSGDGWVLPALRLIRDICCLYDTTTNHAQRAQTSTIRQQVIERLQNDYSLVILVTNSLTAYMEKVRQMVTDSPGLEANRIIIDGRFPHHVQIAERLEFLKFLLKDGQLWLCADQAKQIWHCLAVNAVFPADREECFRWFGKLMGEEPDLDPGINKDFFENNILQLDPHLLTESGIKCFERFFKAVNSKEDKLKAIHRGYILDNEDLIGKDYLWRVITTGGEEIASKAIDLLKEVSTALGPRLQENIAEFHEMFIGECCSRLRTHYGNIVILGKTQLQEELDAPDQSDNANDESKDSKMRFIEAEKMCRILKVLQEYVKECDRSFSGDRVHLPLSRVTRGKNTILYIRFQNPGRSIDDMEIVTHSNETMAAFKRSLLKRIKGTSTTNIKVDLLYANGEMIGVSDEINPLYQYTIRDKMNLTAKLTPVGTGLASSPDSSSDSSTGSPPRPCPDMQRVESESTLPGVIISQNYQYTEFFLKLYQLGSDLEHGRLRDSAKVLLHLLPCDRQTMRQLKMMCKVPRAAVTVAATGNKIAKDEEEKLYPTEQSGIEAEEEHCTPEQMFLHPTPAQVLYNLSVLHGLLIPALDPLGESALLVQSAWMHSGCAHFVLELLTKNNFLPSADMHTKRASFQCVLRLAKLFLYIVGSVLSRVGDEPMICDLDNGSRSQVDILKQNFPTMPNSSQGTLRAISAKLAVMLAREMLSASPEGDRCRTLFSSTLEWSCPDISTIKAVVQLAWASSCGNLQALGSSSGDFEDEVIVPDGQDFSMCKEALEVLTISFILNPSANEALTSDPNWPKFITSIVLKNPLRHVRQVASEQLFLASTYCAGDRRPFVYMVNLLVGALKTLVPQYESTCAEFFSVLCRTLSYGCIYNWPLQISEGLLGDEIKWLQRIRENVHATGDTQVHEELLEGHLCLAKELMFFLAADSKAQLNELIHELIDDFLFKASREFLHLRRHGSLRQDTVPPPVCRSPHTIAAACDLLIALCQLCVPNMKLLTNTLIDFVCTDTDPLREWDYLPPVGARPTKGFCGLKNAGATCYMNSVLQQLYMVPAVRVGILRAHGAATTDGEDFSGDSDLTGGGLGPALFSGPASALVTLSSSSTTTEDGLHDVRKNYHVVILKHVQAIFAHLGHSALQFYVPRGLWTHFKLQGEPVNLREQQDAVEFFMSLLESLDEGLKALGQPQLMNATLGGSFSDQKICQECPHRYSKEEPFSVFSVDIRNHSSLTESLEQYVKGELLEGADAYHCDKCDKKVVTVKRLCVKKLPPVLAIQLKRFEYDYERVCAIKFNDYFEFPRILDMEPYTVSGLAKLEGEVVEVGDNCQTNVETTKYELTGIVVHSGQASGGHYFSYILSKNPANGKCQWYKFDDGEVTECKMHEDEEMKVECFGGEYMGETYDNNLKRMQYRRQKRWWNAYMLFYTRCDQTPVQYEPSVEQLSLSESRNMVLPLPKPIERSVRHQNIRFLHSRSIFSVEFFNFIKKLVSCNIPSTRSNKITPAAEELSLLGVQLASQFLFHTGFRTKKSLRGPVMEWYDALSQHIRSSALVRKWFANHALLSPPSRLGEYILMAPSPDVRTVFVKLVVFFCHFAINDEPLTGYDGANLCEQVLISVLRLLKSEAADYGKHLPHYFSLFSMYVGLGTREKQQLLRLNVPLQFIQVALDDGPGPAIKYQYPEFSKLHQVVSHLIRCSDVSEKCQSSNQNARPLPNPFKDPTVAHEELTPLSTECMDLLFNRTGYIKKVIEDTNVGDEGLKLLQYCSWENPHFSRAVLTELLWQCGFAYCHDMRHHTDLLLNILLIDDSWQHHRIHNALNGVAEEREGLLETIQRAKTHYQKRAYQIIKCLTQLFHKSPIALQMLHTNTNITRHWSIAVEWLQDELDRQRGIGCQYNSYSWSPPAQSNDNTNGYMLERSLSAKNTWSMAFELCPDEVSEKTDENNEPNLETNIDENKSEPVAQPGAVLEGSTGGTEQLAENKTPTTSSPSTAAWPARGDSDAIPRLSRQLFGIHISTGSGSTSGGTAPNSALTTAGSATNSETESSTQETTGETTINGLTNSLDQMEITAKKGVRSRSKGGKLPPVLFHHHQLPPEQQLKLKQQQQQQQQQQQQQQLRGDINKSSSSRLI, encoded by the exons ATGACGTTCGACACGCGTAGGCACACCACCGGACAGCCGGGAAGCACAGCGCCCAGCtcaagcagcagcaccaccagcacagCAACCACCACAACAAGTCCGGCGCAGAGTGCCGGATCAGGATCGGGCATAGGAACAGGCACGGGAACAGTCGCCAACTCGAGTCTGCCAGGAGGAGGGACAGGTAGCTTGGACGGCAACCAGGATCAACAGCCGGCCACAGGCAAtcagagctctgatgacgtaGCCGCTTCCTTGTCAGCGAACAGCGTGGACAGCACCATCACAATTGT GCCTCCAGAGAAGCTTATTTCCTCGTTTCCCACGACGAAACTGAGATTACTAATGCAAAAGATATCCAATCCGCGTTGGGTGGTGCCCGTGCTGCCTGAACAGGAATTGGAGGTTCTCTTAAATGCAGCCATCGAACTGGCCCAGGCTG GTGTGGATCACGACTGCGAGCCATGTGTGGAGTTTTATCGCCATGGACTGAGCACTTCATTTACCAAGATCCTAACCGACGAGGCGGTGAATTCGTGGAAGAATAACATCCACCACTGTATTCTTGTGTCTTGCGGAAAGCTTTTACATCTAATCGCCATCCACATGCAGCGAGACAATCCCTATCTACTTGACTTGCTTGCTATTGTTTTTGATCCGGAGAACAAGTTCAACACATTCAACGCAGCCCGTCAACCGGAGTGTTTCGCAGCGCCGGACTACATCTGGGGTCAGTTGGACAGCAACAAGATGTACGCTCGTCCTCCTCCAGAGCCCAAAAATGCGCGTGGCTGGCTTGTGGATCTCATTAACCGCTTCGGACAGTTGGGAGGCTTTGACAATCTACTGGAACGGTTTAATACCGGACTGGAACTGCTGAAGCGCAACCAAAACAAGTGCACTGGCAAGAATGTTGGTGTCGAGGGTAGTGTTGAAAATGGGGCTCAGGATAATCGCCTCACCCTTGCCCTCATACATAGCCTCTTGCGTCCATTCGGTCAATGTTATGAGCTTCTAATGCCTGCCACCATAGCCAAGTACTTTATGCCCACCTGGAACGTCGTGTTAGACCTTCTGGACAGCTTCACAGACGAGGAGTTAAAGCGAGAAGTGAAACCCGAGGGACGCAATGACTACATCAACGGGATTGTAAAGTCAGCCCGCTTACTGGCCAGCCGCTTGACTGGCCAGGAGGAGCTAATCCGAGATCTGGAGATGTTTCGCCTAAAGATGATCCTGCGTCTGCTGCAGGTGTCCAGCTTCAACGGCAAGATGAATGCCCTTAATGAGATCAACAAGGTGCTCTACTCGGTGGCATATTTCTCCCATCGATCACAACCCGTGCCCCACTATATGCCCGAAGACGAAATGGACTGGCTGACGGCGGAGCGCATGGCGCAATGGATAAAGTCGTCAGATGTATTGGGTGTCGTACTCAAGGACTCGCTACACCAACCGCAGTATGTGGAAAAATTGGAGAAGATCATCCGCTTTCTTATTAAACAGCAGGCACTAACGTTGGATGATTTGGATGCAGTTTGGAGAGCGCAGGCAGGCAAGCACGAGGCAATCGTGAAGAACGTTCACGATCTACTGGCGAAACTTGCATGGGACTTTACTCCCGAGCAACTGGATCACCTCTTCGAGGCGTTCCAG gccAGTATGACCACTGCCAATAAGCGGCAACGGGAAAGACTTCTTGAGCTAATACGCCGCTTGGCTGAGGATGACAAAAATGGTGTGATGGCCCAAAAGGTGCTTAAGCTGTTTTGGACTCTGGCCCACAGTCAGGAGGTGCCGCCAGAGGTGCTCGATCAGGCGCTGGGCGCACACGTTAAAATCTTGGACTACAGCTGCTCGGACGAGCGGGATGCCCAAAGAACCATTTGGTTGGATAAGTGCGTTGACGAACTAAAGTCAGGCGATGGATGGGTTCTGCCCGCCTTGCGTCTAATCCGGGATATTTGTTGCCTATATGATACCACGACGAATCATGCCCAGCGCGCTCAAACGAGTACGATTCGTCAGCAGGTGATTGAACGACTACAGAATGATTATTCCTTGGTCATTCTGGTCACCAATAGTTTGACTGCATACATGGAAAAGGTACGCCAAATGGTAACCGACTCACCGGGCCTGGAAGCAAACAGAATCATAATTGACGGAAGATTTCCGCACCATGTGCAAATAGCGGAGCGACTGGAGTTCCTTAAGTTCCTGCTGAAAGATGGACAGCTATGGCTGTGCGCAGATCAGGCAAAGCAGATTTGGCATTGCTTGGCGGTCAATGCAGTTTTTCCGGCAGATCGTGAGGAGTGTTTTAGATGGTTTGGCAAGTTGATGGGTGAGGAGCCTGACTTGGATCCTGGCATAAACAAAGACTTCTTCGAGAACAACATTCTACAACTTGATCCGCATCTGCTAACCGAAAGCGGAATCAAGTGCTTTGAGCGCTTCTTCAAGGCCGTCAACTCCAAAGAGGACAAGCTTAAGGCGATACATAGAGGTTACATACTGGACAACGAGGATCTAATAGGCAAGGACTACTTGTGGCGGGTCATCACAACTGGAGGCGAGGAAATCGCCAGCAAGGCCATTGATCTACTTAAGGAAGTGTCGACGGCATTGGGGCCACGTCTGCAGGAGAATATCGCTGAGTTTCATGAAATGTTCATTGGTGAGTGCTGCTCCCGCCTGCGCACACACTATGGAAACATCGTTATTTTGGGCAAGACCCAGCTGCAAGAGGAATTGGATGCACCCGATCAGTCGGATAATGCCAACGACGAGTCTAAAGATTCAAAAATGCGTTTCATCGAGGCGGAAAAGATGTGCCGAATTTTAAAGGTGCTGCAAGAATACGTGAAGGAGTGTGATCGTTCCTTCAGCGGCGATCGTGTTCACCTGCCACTTAGCCGGGTTACACGGGGGAAAAACACCATATTGTATATCCGCTTCCAGAACCCTGGCAGATCTATCGACGACATGGAGATCGTTACACACAGCAACGAGACGATGGCCGCTTTTAAGAGAAGTCTACTTAAGCGAATCAAGGGAACTTCGACGACCAACATTAAGGTTGATCTCCTGTATGCAAATGGGGAGATGATCGGAGTTTCCGATGAAATTAACCCACTTTATCAGTACACTATCCGGGATAAGATGAATCTTACAGCAAAACTCACGCCCGTGGGTACGGGTCTAGCCAGCAGTCCCGACTCCTCGAGCGACTCGAGCACAGGATCTCCTCCGCGTCCCTGCCCTGACATGCAGCGTGTGGAGTCAGAAAGCACGCTACCCGGCGTGATCATCTCGCAAAACTACCAGTACACAGAGTTCTTTCTAAAACTGTACCAACTGGGCAGTGATCTCGAGCACGGTCGTCTTCGAGACAGTGCAAAAGTATTACTGCACTTGCTACCCTGCGACCGCCAGACGATGCGTCAGCTAAAGATGATGTGCAAGGTGCCGAGGGCTGCCGTAACGGTGGCTGCGACGGGTAACAAGATTGCTAAGGATGAGGAGGAGAAACTTTACCCCACTGAGCAGTCGGGGATTGAAGCTGAAGAG GAACACTGCACTCCAGAGCAAATGTTTTTGCACCCCACGCCTGCTCAAGTGCTATACAACCTCAGTGTGTTGCACGGACTGCTGATTCCCGCGCTAGATCCACTAGGAGAAAGTGCCCTACTAGTGCAGTCTGCATGGATGCATTCTGGCTGCGCTCATTTTGTGCTGGAACTGTTGACCAAAAACAATTTTCTGCCCAGCGCCGATATGCACACAAAGCGTGCTTCCTTCCAGTGTGTGTTGAGGTTGGCAAAGCTGTTCCTGTACATAGTTGGCAGTGTATTGTCTCGTGTAGGTGATGAACCCATGATCTGCGACCTTGACAACGGATCCCGTTCCCAGGTTGACATCCTAAAGCAGAATTTCCCGACGATGCCCAATAGCTCACAGGGAACATTGCGGGCGATCTCCGCGAAACTGGCTGTGATGCTTGCCCGCGAGATGCTTTCAGCCAGCCCAGAAGGTGATCGGTGCCGAACGCTATTTAGCTCCACACTGGAGTGGTCATGTCCCGACATTTCAACCATTAAGGCGGTGGTGCAACTGGCCTGGGCCTCGTCTTGCGGAAATCTTCAGGCTCTAGGTAGCAGTAGCGGCGACTTTGAAGATGAGGTGATCGTGCCGGACGGGCAAGACTTTAGCATGTGCAAGGAGGCGCTAGAGGTTCTCACCATTTCGTTTATTCTGAATCCGAGTGCCAACGAGGCGTTGACCAGCGATCCGAACTGGCCAAAGTTCATCACCTCTATTGTTCTGAAGAACCCGCTTCGTCACGTGCGGCAGGTGGCCTCTGAGCAGTTGTTTCTGGCTTCTACCTATTGCGCCGGGGATCGGCGACCGTTCGTATACATGGTTAACTTGCTGGTTGGCGCGTTGAAGACGCTGGTTCCCCAGTACGAGTCAACTTGCGCTGAGTTCTTTTCGGTACTGTGTCGAACCCTTTCTTATGGATGCATCTACAACTGGCCGCTGCAGATTAGCGAGGGATTGTTAGGCGATGAGATTAAGTGGCTGCAACGGATTCGCGAAAACGTCCACGCCACCGGCGACACACAAGTGCACGAGGagctccttgaaggccaccTCTGCCTTGCCAAAGAGCTAATGTTTTTCCTTGCCGCCGATTCAAAGGCGCAGCTAAACGAGCTCATCCACGAACTGATCGACGACTTCCTTTTCAAGGCCTCTCGCGAATTTCTGCATTTACGGCGTCATGGCAGTCTACGGCAGGACACCGTCCCGCCACCGGTTTGTCGAAGTCCGCACACAATCGCCGCTGCTTGCGATCTCCTCATTGCCTTGTGCCAGCTCTGTGTTCCTAATATGAAGCTACTCACCAATACACTCATAGACTTCGTCTGCACGG ATACTGATCCGTTGCGCGAATGGGATTACCTGCCGCCCGTGGGCGCCAGGCCAACCAAAGGTTTCTGCGGACTAAAGAACGCCGGTGCCACCTGCTACATGAATTCGGTGTTGCAGCAGCTTTACATGGTGCCAGCGGTCCGGGTGGGTATTCTGCGAGCCCACGGCGCTGCCACCACCGACGGCGAGGATTTCAGTGGCGATTCCGATTTGACGGGAGGCGGTCTTGGACCGGCCCTGTTCTCGGGTCCCGCTTCTGCCCTAGTCACCCTCTCCTCGTCGTCGACGACTACCGAAGACGGTTTGCACGATGTGCGAAAGAACTATCACGTTGTGATCCTGAAGCATGTGCAGGCCATATTCGCCCACCTGGGCCACAGTGCGTTGCAGTTTTACGTTCCACGTGGTCTCTGGACGCATTTTAA aCTGCAGGGAGAGCCTGTGAATCTTCGCGAGCAACAGGATGCCGTGGAGTTCTTCATGTCCTTGTTGGAAAGTCTCGATGAAGGACTTAAGGCGCTAGGCCAGCCCCAGCTTATGAATGCCACTCTGGGCGGTTCGTTCAGCGACCAGAAAATCTGCCAAGAGTGTCCCCATCGCTACTCCAAAGAGGAACCATTTAGTGTATTTAGTGTCGATATTAGGAATCATAGCTCATTAACCGAATCTCTGGAGCAGTATGTCAAGGGAGAGCTGCTCGAGGGAGCCGATGCATACCATTGTGATAAATGTGATAAAAAA GTAGTTACCGTTAAGCGTCTGTGCGTTAAGAAGCTGCCACCCGTGTTAGCCATTCAACTAAAGCGCTTCGAATACGACTACGAACGCGTCTGTGCgattaaatttaatgattattttgaatttccaCGTATCTTGGATATGGAACCATACACAG TGTCTGGCCTAGCTAAGCTAGAGGGCGAGGTGGTGGAAGTGGGTGATAATTGTCAAACAAACGTTGAGACGACAAAGTACGAACTGACCGGCATTGTGGTGCACAGCGGACAGGCCTCCGGCGGTCACTACTTCAGTTACATTCTCTCCAA AAACCCAGCGAACGGCAAGTGTCAGTGGTATAAGTTTGACGACGGTGAAGTCACCGAGTGCAAGATGCACGAGGACGAGGAAATGAAGGTAGAGTGCTTTGGCGGCGAATACATGGGGGAAACCTACGATAACAATCTGAAGCGCATGCAGTACCGTCGGCAGAAGCGCTGGTGGAATGCTTATATGTTGTTCTACACCCGCTGTGATCAAACACCCGTGCAGTATGAACCCAGCGTGGAGCAGTTGTCACTCTCAGAAAGTCGAAACATGGTTTTACCATTGCCAAAGCCCATTGAGCGCAGCGTGCG GCACCAGAACATTCGGTTTCTCCACTCCCGCAGCATTTTTTCCGTGGAGTTCTTCAACTTCATCAAAAAGTTGGTCAGCTGCAATATACCCTCTACTCGGAGCAATAAGATC ACTCCTGCTGCAGAGGAGCTTTCACTGCTGGGTGTGCAATTAGCATCGCAGTTTCTTTTCCACACCGGCTTCCGCACGAAAAAGTCTCTGCGAGGGCCCGTTATGGAATG GTATGACGCGCTATCACAACACATACGTTCCTCGGCACTAGTTCGCAAGTGGTTCGCTAATCATGCGCTTCTCTCGCCGCCATCACGTTTGGGCGAGTACATTCTGATGGCTCCGTCTCCGGATGTCCGTACCGTCTTTGTCAAGTTGGTGGTTTTCTTCTGCCATTTTGCCATCAACGATGAACCTCTGACTGGCTACGACGGCGCTAATCTCTGCGAGCAGGTACTCATCAGCGTGCTGCGTCTCTTGAAATCCGAGGCAGCCGACTATGGCAAACACCTGCCCCACTATTTTAGCCTTTTCAGTATGTACGTGGGACTAGGAACACGGGAAAAACAGCAACTGCTTAGG CTCAATGTGCCGCTGCAATTTATTCAGGTGGCGTTGGACGATGGCCCCGGCCCGGCAATAAAATACCAGTATCCAGAGTTCAGCAAGCTACACCAAGTGGTTTCTCACCTAATACGCTGCAGCGATGTAAGCGAAAAATGTCAGAGCTCCAACCAGAACGCCCGTCCACTGCCCAATCCGTTCAAAGATCCCACTGTTGCGCACGAGGAGCTGACGCCCCTTTCCACTGAGTGCATGGACTTGCTATTTAATCGCACGGG CTACATCAAGAAAGTGATCGAAGACACTAACGTGGGCGACGAGGGTCTGAAGCTGTTACAATACTGTAGCTGGGAGAATCCACATTTCTCTCGCGCAGTGCTAACCGAATTGTTGTGGCAGTGTGGTTTCGCCTATTGTCACGACATGCGTCACCACACTGATCTGCTCCTGAACATCCTGCTGATCGACGACTCGTGGCAGCACCATCGCATACACAATGCTCTCAACGGAGTGGCGGAGGAGCGTGAGGGTCTCTTAGAGACGATACAGCGGGCAAAGACGCACTACCAGAAGAGGGCGTACCAAATAATCAAGTGCCTGACGCAACTTTTCCACAAGTCGCCGATTGCGCTGCAGATGCTCCACACAAATACGAACATTACCCGGCACTGGAGCATTGCAGTCGAGTGGCTGCAAGACGAACTAGATCGGCAGCGGGGCATCGGTTGTCAGTACAATTCATACTCGTGGTCGCCGCCGGCGCAGAGCAACGACAACACTAATGGCTACATGCTAGAGCGATCGCTGTCTGCCAAGAACACGTGGTCCATGGCTTTCGAGCTCTGTCCAGATGAGGTCAGCGAAAAAACG GATGAAAATAATGAGCCGAACTTGGAGACCAACATAGATGAGAACAAATCGGAACCGGTGGCTCAGCCAGGAGCCGTTCTTGAGGGATCTACCGGCGGCACAGAGCAGTTGGCTGAAAACAAGACACCAACCACAAGCAGCCCGTCCACTGCCGCCTGGCCAGCGCGTGGGGATAGCGACGCCATTCCACGCCTTTCTCGTCAGCTATTTGGAATTCACATTTCGACTGGCAGTGGCTCCACTAGTGGAGGTACCGCGCCAAATTCCGCCTTGACAACGGCGGGTAGTGCGACTAACAGCGAAACAGAAAGCAGCACCCAGGAGACAACCGGCGAGACGACCATTAACGGTCTGACAAACAGCCTGGACCAAATGGAGATAACGGCCAAAAAG